The Marivirga salinae DNA window AATGAAAGAAAGTGCCTTTATTAATTCCTTTATTCAAGGTGCTGGCGATTTGCTTGGTGTTGCTTTCATCATTGGACTGGCAAGAGGCATTACCATCCTTATGACCGATGGATTGATCAGCGATAGCATTCTATTCTATGCCAGTGAATTTACAACCGGTATGAATAAAGGAGTATTCGTGAATGTGCTTTTCTTCATTTATCAAGGCTTAACTTTTTTCATTCCATCGAGTTCTGGAATGGCAGTACTGACGATGCCAATCCTTTCTCCGCTTGCTGACAATGTGAATATCGGTCGTGAAGTAATTGTAAATGCCTATCAACTAGGAAATGGTTTATTCAATAGCATCAGCCCAACTGGATTGGTTTTAGCATCTTTAGGATTGGTGAAAATTGGCTATGAAAAATACCTCAAATTTATGCTACCACTCTATGCAATTTTAGCCCTGATTGGAATGGTTTTCCTTACGATTTTGAGTTACTAATTCTAAAGTTTAAACAAGTAAAAATGATTAAAAAAATAATTAAATTATTTCTATGGCTGGTTTTAGGGCTCGTATCAATAGTTGTTGTTTTCGGTATAATCTACTTAGTAAATCCTAGATATGTCGAAAAAAAGACAATGAATATTTTTTATCCTACTGTGAATATCAAAGAGAAATATCAGGATAAAATAGTAGTTGAAGTTCCTGAGGTTTATGAGCTTATGCAAATTGCCAGCAGTTTGACAGGAACTTTCAAAAATGATCCTAATTTAATTAAAAGCAGTAGTAGCTACTACCAAGATTTTAGAAACCATTTCCAAGAATTTGAAAATCATGATTTGGTGCTGAAATTAAATAAAGCCTTTGAAGAAAATCCTTATGGAAATAATCAGCATGCAATAAGAATGCTTTCATTAGGTCTTGATATTGATAATCAAAATTCCTTGATTGATAATGGGTTCATAAATATTAATCCGGCAACAAAGTATTTTCTTAGCACATCTGTTTTCTTTCCATCACTTAACACTAACTTAATTGAGGATTTTGCCAAAAAATCAAACTTTAAGGACTTTTATAAAGAGCATAAAGGCTATTACAGTAAGTTAATAAATAATTATAATGAACTCTGCGATTTTAAGGGAATGCAGACTTGGTTAGAAAAGAAATTTACATCTAAGTATCAATCTTATCGGATTATTTTTTCGCCATTAACTGGTGGATTCCATAGTACAACAAGCTTTCCGAATTCCGATAGAAGCATGGATCAAACTTTTATGTTTGTGAGCGCTCCCAGAGAAAATATAGCGAACTTATCACCTAAAGAATTTGAAACCGCTTCTAGTCTTTCTTCAAGAATAGTTTTTACAGAAATAGACCACAATTATGTAAATCCTGTAACAGACCAATTTTTGAATGAGCTGGATGAGGCTATGGATGACTATAAAAACTGGAACGGTCAAAACGGAGGCTCTTACCCATCCAAGTATAGTACATTTAATGAGTATATGACATGG harbors:
- a CDS encoding DUF4932 domain-containing protein → MNIFYPTVNIKEKYQDKIVVEVPEVYELMQIASSLTGTFKNDPNLIKSSSSYYQDFRNHFQEFENHDLVLKLNKAFEENPYGNNQHAIRMLSLGLDIDNQNSLIDNGFININPATKYFLSTSVFFPSLNTNLIEDFAKKSNFKDFYKEHKGYYSKLINNYNELCDFKGMQTWLEKKFTSKYQSYRIIFSPLTGGFHSTTSFPNSDRSMDQTFMFVSAPRENIANLSPKEFETASSLSSRIVFTEIDHNYVNPVTDQFLNELDEAMDDYKNWNGQNGGSYPSKYSTFNEYMTWGVFNLYALDTYSEENMDTIIQYPTDFITENRKFIRFREFNQELIRLYESKDKPKIEELYEPIFEWMRKEYETSN